From the Cryptosporidium parvum Iowa II chromosome 2, whole genome shotgun sequence genome, one window contains:
- a CDS encoding PMS1'MutL family ATpase', translating to IYGGFIIQTKVANISTMLKKLSKEDQDRICSQQVITELQDCIKELVDNAIDAGCTEILISLTDFGSSTIEVLDNGKGIEDLNKIGERGVTSKLENFDNIHEDLSTLGFRGEGLNSIINSSEIVEIDTKYDNKENKIVFEKGKCLIEELIIENKNQNSDKFHKYHFSSKSGTRIRVIGLFLPYISRRTQFLRNIRLQLKSLIVLIEEYAICYPMIRFLLSNRTLSDTEKEKIHKRLLIGESSEIKYQSNQIQSELIMTRGKVSSQKEVAQYIWGKSVLGNSLDFKLEGEVFVPKLQNMDSKIQDESLVGGKWIISGFISSLDKGRPSPDHQIFTVNNRPVDPIKRISRVISSIHSTLSSFNNRKLYPAFVINIHLPQSLLDINVTPNKRIVMLPAKVETVLAENIQQFLQDSYQNNIPIKREEFMENRYQNSILNYPSTSQDHLTTEISQSQISSSQKPKDKVVLSYNHLTDNLSNSGKAPELVFSEESSRLGEKKINEDEKNNNESENKDEISNTSFSESKMESIELSHQTIGTKRHRSDEVSLREFYPNDFLTNQEKDSNIRKIVLPSFNENMDEGMDVDMDENKDKSKNKDKSKTKDKNKENEEKEEKEKYKEKYKEKDTDKGKVVLNQVVPRNLTKIRLKNCIPVESIMELRYNKTEQEGIWNNSKGVCIHFGGRFNKKKVNRDEKKFLPNEDITKIIHKNESGVSELKDTENDQSSNRCFNFKKHLFNQLQVIGQFNKGFILTKLSIKEEQNYINHKNNEKNGENMMESLHIFIIDQHASDEKARFEKLNSDLSNIQTQKLISPLSVSLTPSQEQLVISYKDIFEQNGFRFIFNSNSEIGSRIQLTQLPVILGIPLKQIDFLDLLSQINKYKVRVSIIDDSKSKILDLPRQISSNISVECRQNKQLMEKKTKELEEEEEVEEEEEEEEKEDSISVSTGDQENTNVTLWCPSGIVPRPRRIWSILASK from the coding sequence ATTTATGGAggttttattattcaaactAAAGTTGCAAATATTTCTACTAtgttaaagaaattgagtAAAGAGGACCAGGATAGAATATGTAGTCAGCAAGTAATAACAGAATTACAAGATTGTATTAAGGAGTTAGTAGATAATGCAATAGATGCTGGATGTActgaaattttaatttctctAACAGATTTTGGATCATCAACAATTGAAGTTTTAGATAATGGAAAAGGTATAGAAGACTTGAATAAGATTGGTGAGAGAGGTGTAACATCCAAATTGGAGAATTTTGATAACATTCATGAAGATTTAAGTACTTTAGGATTTAGAGGAGAAGGTttgaattcaataattaatagttCAGAGATTGTTGAGATTGATACAAAATATGACAATaaggaaaataaaattgtttTTGAGAAAGGTAAATGTCTGATAgaggaattaataatagagaATAAAAATCAGAATTCTGATAAATTTCATAAGTATCATTTTTCTAGTAAATCAGGAACAAGAATAAGAGTTATTGGTCTTTTTCTTCCATATATTTCAAGAAGAACACaatttttaagaaatataAGATTACAACTAAAGTCTttaatagtattaatagaagaatATGCTATATGTTATCCAATGATCAGatttttactttcaaaTAGAACACTTTCAGATACTGAGAAAGAGAAGATTCATAAGAGATTGTTAATAGGAGAATCAAgtgaaattaaatatcaAAGTAACCAAATACAATCAGAGTTGATTATGACAAGAGGAAAAGTATCAAGTCAAAAAGAAGTTGCTCAGTATATATGGGGTAAATCTGTTCTTGGGAATTCATTAGACTTTAAACTGGAGGGAGAAGTTTTTGTTCcaaaattacaaaatatGGATTCAAAAATACAAGATGAGTCTTTGGTTGGTGGAAAATGGATTATTTCTGGTTTTATATCATCATTAGATAAAGGTAGACCATCTCCAGATCACCAAATATTTACTGTTAATAATAGGCCAGTTGATCcaataaaaagaatttctcgtgtaatttcttcaattcaTTCAACTTTAtcatcttttaataatagaaaactTTATCCAGCTTTTGTGATTAATATTCATCTTCCCCAATCTTTATTGGATATTAATGTTACtccaaataaaagaataGTTATGCTTCCAGCAAAAGTTGAGACAGTATTAGCTGAAAATATACAACAATTTCTTCAAGATTCTTATCAGAACaatattccaataaaaAGAGAAGAATTTATGGAGAATCGTTATCAGAAtagtatattaaattatccATCAACATCTCAAGATCATTTAACTACGGAAATTTCTCAATCTCAGATTTCTTCTTCACAAAAGCCTAAAGATAAAGTTGTTTTATCTTATAATCACTTAACTGATAATTTATCCAACTCTGGCAAAGCTCCAGAGTTGGTCTTTTCAGAGGAGTCATCAAGACTTggagaaaagaaaattaatgaggatgagaaaaataataatgagaGTGAgaataaagatgaaattaGCAATACATCTTTTTCTGAATCAAAAATGGAATCAATAGAATTATCCCATCAGACTATAGGAACTAAAAGGCATCGTTCAGATGAGGTATCTTTGAGAGAATTTTATCcaaatgattttttaaCAAATCAAGAAAAGGATTCAAACATAAGAAAGATTGTTTTGCCTTCATTTAACGAGAACATGGATGAGGGCATGGATGTGGATATGGATGAGAACAAGGATAAGAGCAAAAACAAGGATAAGAGCAAGACCAAAGACAAGAACAAGGAAAATGAAGAGAAAGAGGAAAAGGAAAAGTACAAGGAAAAGTACAAGGAAAAGGACACGGATAAAGGTAAGGTTGTTTTGAATCAGGTAGTCCCTAGGAACTTAACAAAGATTCGACTAAAGAATTGTATTCCAGTAGAATCAATAATGGAGTTGAGGTATAACAAGACAGAACAAGAAGGAATATGGAATAATAGTAAAGGAGTTTGTATACATTTTGGTGgaagatttaataaaaaaaaagtcaaTAGAGATGAAAAGAAGTTTCTTCCCAATGAAGATATAACTAAAATTATTCATAAAAATGAAAGTGGAGTTTCTGAGTTAAAAGATACCGAAAATGATCAAAGTAGTAATCGTTGTTTTAACTTTAAGAAGCATCTCTTTAATCAATTACAAGTTATAGGACAATTTAACAAAGGATTTATCTTGACAAAACtttctattaaagaagaacaAAATTACATAAATCATaagaataatgaaaaaaatggGGAAAATATGATGGAATCATtacatatatttataatagaTCAACATGCATCTGATGAAAAGGCTCGATTTGAGAAGTTAAATAGTGATTTAAGTAATATCCAAACTCAAAAACTTATTTCTCCACTTTCTGTATCCTTAACTCCGTCTCAAGAACAATTAGTAATTAGTTATAAAGATATCTTTGAGCAAAATGGGTTCagatttatatttaatagtaatagtgAAATTGGATCTAGAATTCAACTTACTCAATTACCAGTAATTCTTGGTATTCCATTGAAACAAATTGATTTCTTGGATTTACTTTcccaaattaataaatataaagtgAGAGTATCTATTATTGATGATTCCAAGTCAAAAATTTTAGATCTTCCAAGACAGATTTCCTCTAATATCAGTGTAGAATGTAGACAAAATAAACAACTAATGGAGAAGAAAACCaaagaattagaagaagaggaagaagtagaagaagaggaagaagaagaagagaaagaagACTCAATTTCAGTATCAACTGGAGACCAAGAAAATACTAATGTCACGTTATGGTGTCCATCAGGTATTGTTCCAAGACCAAGAAGGATTTGGTCAATACTTGCTTCCAAGTAA
- a CDS encoding RNA polymerase III transcription factor (TF)IIIC subunit tau/Tfc1p: protein MIEIPIKSIVCVEIPGRVENLDNAIFALGGMEGIEESINSKAPMKLLFCREDPYNRPIYSDFMKRTGVLLRKLKYANGRIEWRVIGDVSLVHQFIQMADFYFIPPPGFRDKKTIHEEINEEIVGTPFIPPAVFSKVTHPVNIKWISTNDNFDKSTNINNIASSIAGDTAGTPSALDVRVESGGNEVEMMDITEEQEEQMKSEGQQYWNVVFKYSDSIVPSMPLKISSSINLDKQALGTLKELFEEQPLWLRPVIESKISPEISTWKRKLLFTQVCYNISDGPWRACLCRLGYDPRKDPESRIYQTLDFRDPYLRKVLKEKRIGINVKVEEDLGETILDWQFKVPPKRGSQLYQLSNIEDNHIKKILKEAVPLESCTRESGWLKKSVIDQIRELLSLKCEQMRQLENS, encoded by the coding sequence ATGATTGAAATACCAATAAAGTCAATAGTATGTGTTGAGATTCCTGGTAGAGTGGAGAACTTGGACAATGCAATATTTGCTTTAGGAGGTATGGAAGGTATTGAGGAATCAATAAACTCAAAAGCACCAATGAAACTATTGTTTTGTAGAGAAGATCCGTATAACCGTCCTATTTACTCAGATTTCATGAAAAGAACAGGAGTCCTTCTACGAAAGTTGAAGTATGCAAATGGGAGGATAGAGTGGAGAGTAATAGGTGATGTTTCTCTTGTCCACCAATTTATCCAAATGGCTgacttttattttattcctCCACCAGGATTTAGAGATAAGAAGACAATTCACGAGGAgattaatgaagaaattgttGGAACACCATTTATCCCTCCAGCGGTATTTTCGAAAGTGACTCATCCTGTAAATATCAAGTGGATAAGTACTAATGAcaattttgataaatcaacaaatatcaataatattgcaTCTAGTATAGCAGGAGACACAGCAGGGACTCCCTCAGCATTGGATGTTCGGGTAGAATCTGGAGGAAACGAAGTAGAAATGATGGATATAACAGAAGAACAGGAAGAACAAATGAAAAGCGAGGGTCAACAGTATTGGAATGtagtatttaaatattcagaCAGCATAGTTCCAAGCATGCCGTTAAAAATATCTTCTAGTATAAATCTGGACAAACAAGCACTAGGCAcattaaaagaattatttgagGAGCAGCCATTGTGGCTAAGGCCAGTGATAGAATCTAAAATCTCTCCAGAAATCTCAACTTGGAAGagaaaattattgtttACACAGGTCTGCTATAATATTAGTGACGGGCCATGGAGAGCATGTCTTTGTAGATTAGGTTACGATCCAAGAAAAGATCCAGAGTCGAGGATATACCAAACTTTGGATTTTAGGGACCCATATCTTAGAAAAGTtctgaaagaaaaaaggaTCGGGATCAATGTTAAAGTTGAAGAAGATTTGGGAGAAACCATCTTAGACTGGCAGTTCAAAGTACCTCCAAAAAGGGGGTCCCAACTATATCAGCTTTCCAACATAGAAGATAATcacattaaaaaaatattaaaagaggCTGTTCCTTTGGAATCATGTACAAGGGAATCAGGTTGGCTTAAAAAGTCGGTAATTGACCAAATTAGAGAGTTACTTTCACTTAAATGTGAACAGATGAGACAATTGGAGAATAGCTAA
- a CDS encoding cut up CG6998-PA produces MSEKKAVIKNADMSDEMQQDAISCAAAAIERHNVEKDIAAYIKKEFDRKYNPTWHCVVGRNFGSYVTHETRHFIYFYMGQIAVLLFKSG; encoded by the coding sequence atgagtGAGAAGAAAGCAGTAATAAAAAATGCAGATATGTCCGATGAAATGCAACAAGATGCTATTTCATGTGCAGCTGCAGCTATTGAACGACACAATGTGGAAAAAGATATAGCAGCATATATAAAGAAGGAGTTTGACAGAAAGTATAATCCAACATGGCACTGCGTTGTTGGTCGTAATTTCGGATCTTATGTGACACACGAAACAAGACattttatttacttttatATGGGTCAAATTGCTGTgctattatttaaatcaggATAA
- a CDS encoding protease, whose protein sequence is MNGELNKTQYNTNIKTTNTDYFDQMENISGSNVRGRLTYSDLHVKDSFSHAYSNNNITRCSSNYREENFDRDSGSNMVILNVYDLDAISGSINRFTRVFELGAFHAGIEIYGVEYCFGSTSDGSSGITVNLPRRHPIHIYRESVKMGRTNYSRGEIKRIINEMKPLWLGSDYNIFRRNCLTFADELCMVLNVGQIPNYVKLLPELLCQAGDGLDKVTKHISTIFDRIASNCSNLAIVESEQEEKNDQSTTNSSGMSPKKFPFGIKNPLL, encoded by the coding sequence ATGAATGGAGAATTGAATAAAACCCaatataatacaaatataaaaacaACAAATACAGATTATTTTGACCAAATGGAGAATATTTCAGGATCAAATGTAAGAGGACGCTTGACTTACTCTGATTTACATGTCAAGGATAGCTTCTCGCATGCatatagtaataataatattaccaGATGTTCATCAAATTATAGAGAAGAAAACTTTGACAGAGATTCTGGTAGCAACATGGTAATTCTTAATGTATATGATTTAGATGCAATTAGTGGAAGTATTAATAGATTTACAAGAGTATTCGAATTGGGAGCTTTTCATGCAGGAATTGAAATTTATGGAGTAGAATACTGTTTTGGATCAACTAGTGATGGAAGTAGTGGTATCACAGTAAATCTTCCAAGAAGGCATCCAATACATATCTATAGAGAAAGTGTTAAGATGGGTAGAACTAACTATTCTAGGGGAGAAATTAAGAGAATTATTAACGAAATGAAGCCTTTATGGCTTGGTTCagattataatatattcagGAGAAATTGTTTAACTTTTGCTGACGAACTTTGTATGGTTCTAAATGTTGGAcaaattccaaattatGTCAAACTTCTCCCTGAACTTCTTTGTCAAGCTGGAGATGGACTTGACAAAGTCACCAAACATATTTCAACAATTTTTGACCGTATTGCCTCTAATTGTTCTAATCTTGCAATCGTTGAAAGCGaacaagaagaaaaaaatgatcaaTCAACGACTAATTCCTCAGGAATGTCGCCCAAAAAATTTCcttttggaattaaaaatccccttttataa
- a CDS encoding bub3'bub3-like protein with WD40 repeats', whose amino-acid sequence MQSYFLSECPEEPIGSIDVIKSYNRQEILGQNEGCLLALTCWNKSVKFYDPQIPYGASLNDNFKYNPSNESIERSDELQNTSTSVQNTKYISTGKCLQSLQCEYIYLACKFKNDSTIFFGGFNEAVDVINLQDSLYSPRKLVGHLAPVRCLSLLENSSILASGDWNGEVLLTCVNEGSFGSQISKISLPGKVFCMDYSYNEEWLLVGDSLKNMNLINLKKLSSGIEATTPTEVVPNFMKYQLRNICANKHKDVFATSSIEGRVQITSVEKALKGEVNSKESPKDNYAFKCHRTKDNSMMTETIYPVNSVCFHPQFANVLATGGSDASVFLWDTSAKKRLWRNSNFQLVDSDKNLIRVCNESISSLKFHPTLPYLISSCCDTFDQSCRLSSETRDQANDGSNSIPVQRSSIIFHSVHGVKPLE is encoded by the coding sequence ATGCAGAGCTATTTTCTTTCAGAATGTCCTGAGGAACCAATCGGTTCAATAGATGTTATAAAAAGCTACAATAGGCAAGAAATACTTGGTCAGAACGAGGGTTGCCTTTTGGCACTGACTTGTTGGAACAAGAGTGTGAAATTTTACGACCCTCAGATACCTTATGGGGCGAGcttaaatgataattttaaGTATAACCCTTCCAACGAGTCAATAGAACGCTCTGATGAATTGCAAAATACTTCAACCTCAGTACAAAATACAAAGTATATATCTACGGGAAAGTGTTTACAAAGTCTTCAGTGCGAGTATATTTATcttgcatgcaaatttaAGAATGATTCAACCATATTTTTTGGAGGGTTTAACGAAGCTGTAGATGTTATTAATTTGCAAGATTCTCTCTATAGTCCGAGAAAGTTAGTAGGACACTTGGCTCCCGTAAGATGTCTTTCTTTATTGGAAAATAGTTCAATACTGGCTAGTGGGGATTGGAATGGAGAAGTTCTATTAACCTGTGTTAATGAAGGCAGTTTTGGCTCTCAAATATCCAAAATCTCCCTTCCTGGTAAGGTATTTTGTATGGATTATTCATACAATGAAGAATGGCTCTTGGTGGGagattctttaaaaaatatgaacTTAATTAATCTGAAAAAACTCTCATCTGGCATAGAGGCGACAACCCCAACTGAAGTTGTCCCCAATTTCATGAAATATCAACTACGCAATATCTGTGCAAACAAACACAAAGATGTGTTTGCCACAAGCTCTATAGAAGGAAGAGTGCAAATCACAAGTGTAGAAAAGGCTTTAAAAGGAGAGGTCAATAGTAAAGAAAGTCCTAAAGATAATTATGCATTTAAGTGCCACAGAACCAAAGATAACTCTATGATGACTGAAACTATCTACCCCGTCAATAGTGTGTGTTTTCATCCTCAATTTGCAAATGTTTTAGCTACAGGAGGAAGCGATGCAAGTGTTTTTCTTTGGGATACAAGTGCAAAGAAACGACTTTGGAGGAACTCAAACTTCCAGTTAGTTGACTCTGATAAAAATCTTATCAGAGTATGCAACGAAAGTATATCATCCTTGAAATTTCATCCAACTCTTCCTTATTTAATTTCCTCGTGCTGTGATACTTTCGACCAGTCCTGCAGACTCAGCTCCGAAACTAGAGACCAGGCCAATGATGGGTCTAACTCCATTCCAGTTCAGAGGTCTTCCATCATATTCCACTCTGTTCATGGAGTCAAACCCTTAGAATAg
- a CDS encoding hypothetical protein (protein with 2x TPR domains, similar to vesicle fusion proteins), with protein FDMEEAQELFRKAEKAGKGSTGFFSSLLSGGPDYDEAIQLYSEAGNKFKILKAWMDGCECFSRAAELSLKQNDLVTASNYYTECGNIMKRSDLQKAIPYFLKAVELYNKNGRFSQSGKLYKNIAESLESDFQYVECCEFYKKAADMFDMDEYSKTAYSSCILKYADNFSLSINDEYSNHSISNTEKTALGNNSLLEAVEIYEKEAKKALSNSLIKYNAKEYLFKAFLIILSLEDNVDAQIKWEKYSSIDQSFCTSPQGKLCRSILDIMERRQNSVGEENDDLDKNRFVEEFTSLIEEYNNIYPVDDWKVHFLSIIKKNLSRIAMNLIEKAENNEFDLT; from the coding sequence TTTGATATGGAAGAAGCTCAGGAATTATTTAGAAAGGCGGAGAAGGCAGGGAAAGGCTCCACAGGattcttttcttcattattatcagGGGGCCCAGACTACGATGAAGCAATACAGTTATATTCTGAAGCAGGAAATAAGTTCAAGATTTTAAAGGCATGGATGGATGGTTGTGAATGCTTTAGTAGGGCAGCAGAGCTTTCTCTGAAACAGAATGATCTGGTCACTGCTTCTAATTATTACACAGAGTGCGGAAATATAATGAAGAGGTCTGATTTGCAAAAGGCTATCCCATACTTTTTGAAAGCAGTAGAACTTTACAACAAGAATGGGAGGTTTAGCCAGAGTGGAAAGCTCTATAAGAATATCGCAGAGTCGCTTGAAAGTGATTTTCAATATGTAGAGTGTTGTGAATTCTATAAGAAGGCTGCTGACATGTTTGATATGGATGAATACAGCAAGACAGCTTATTCATCTTGCATTCTAAAGTATGCAGATAACTTTTCCCTTTctattaatgatgaatattCTAACCATTCGATTTCCAATACTGAGAAAACAGCTCTAGGAAATAACAGCCTTTTAGAGGCTGTTGAGATATATGAGAAAGAGGCAAAAAAAGCTCTAAGTAACTCCTTGATTAAGTATAATGCAAAGGAGTATTTGTTCAAGGcttttttgattattctttctttggAAGATAATGTGGACGCTCAAATTAAATGGGAAAAGTACTCATCAATCGACCAGAGTTTTTGTACATCTCCTCAAGGAAAGCTTTGTCGCTCTATTCTGGATATAATGGAAAGAAGGCAAAACTCAGTTGGTGAAGAGAATGACGATTTAGATAAGAATAGATTTGTTGAGGAGTTTACGAGTCTGattgaagaatataataacaTATATCCAGTAGACGATTGGAAGGTCCATTTCCtttccattattaaaaagaacTTATCAAGAATAGCTATGAATCTCATAGAAAAGgcagaaaataatgaatttgacTTAACTTAg